A section of the Virgibacillus sp. NKC19-3 genome encodes:
- a CDS encoding carbohydrate ABC transporter permease, with product MKKTKRIRTETLFKLFIYVALIVLAISIIVPVAWVFLASIKENAEFYGNPWAFPADMHIKNFVEAFIEANMGQYLLNSVIVTSLALFFLLIIALPAAYVLSRFKFFGSGLLNTFVKAGLFINVSYIAVPIFLLLLGWDNELRALIGEDFFLNNRVMLGLIYASTALPFTIFLLSSYFETLPSDFEEAANIDGAGYFRTMFSVMLPMAMPSIVIVILFNFLLFWNEYILALTIMPGENKTLPVGLLNLLAAERAAVNYGPMYAGMVIVMLPTLILYIIVQKRLTEGMTVGGVKG from the coding sequence GAAAAAAACAAAACGAATTCGTACAGAAACGCTATTTAAATTGTTTATATATGTGGCGCTTATCGTGCTGGCTATTTCCATTATCGTTCCTGTTGCTTGGGTTTTTTTGGCTTCCATTAAGGAAAATGCAGAATTCTATGGGAATCCGTGGGCGTTTCCTGCTGATATGCACATAAAAAATTTTGTCGAAGCATTTATTGAAGCAAATATGGGGCAGTATCTATTAAATTCAGTAATAGTTACTTCATTAGCATTGTTTTTCTTACTTATCATTGCACTGCCGGCAGCTTATGTCCTTTCTAGGTTTAAATTTTTCGGTAGTGGTTTGCTCAATACGTTCGTAAAAGCCGGTTTATTCATAAATGTTAGTTACATAGCTGTACCAATCTTTTTATTATTACTTGGCTGGGATAATGAATTAAGGGCTTTGATTGGGGAGGATTTCTTTTTAAATAATCGAGTTATGCTCGGCTTGATTTATGCATCAACCGCATTGCCGTTTACTATCTTTCTATTATCGAGTTATTTTGAAACATTGCCATCTGATTTTGAAGAAGCGGCAAATATTGACGGTGCCGGTTATTTCAGAACAATGTTTTCTGTTATGCTGCCGATGGCAATGCCAAGTATTGTGATCGTAATATTGTTTAATTTTTTATTATTTTGGAATGAATATATTTTGGCGCTCACCATCATGCCCGGAGAAAATAAAACCTTACCAGTCGGGTTGTTGAATCTTCTTGCTGCTGAGCGCGCGGCTGTGAATTACGGTCCAATGTATGCAGGAATGGTGATTGTTATGTTACCGACATTAATCTTATACATTATTGTTCAAAAACGTTTAACTGAAGGAATGACAGTAGGTGGAGTGAAAGGATAG
- the gnpA gene encoding 1,3-beta-galactosyl-N-acetylhexosamine phosphorylase, producing MNKSKGRVTLPIEENFLEETKELMDRWGADALRDSDGTKMDEEMKKLHSKIYTTYFVARGHNEFAEQHPEEMQQLYLMSLYNTATESSLKINFLQGYFKEQIDADYVHDPKKWWEVIDRTTGNVIDPASWEVIQQDNQLLIRDAEPWHEYTVSFLAYMKWDPTQMYNHITNNWGDKPHEIPFDARQPYSQQFIRDYLQKWLKENPDTDVVRFTTFFYHFTLIFNHLGKEKFVDWFGYGASVSVAALEAFEKERGYRLRPEHIVDQGYYNTSFRVPSKPYLDYIDFIQQFVARQVKELVDIVHQSDKEAMMFLGDNWIGTEPYGKYFRETGIDAVVGSVGDGTTLRLISDIPHVDYTEGRFLPYFFPDTFYEGNNPVIEANENWLTARRALMRKPVDRIGYGGYPSLPYRFPDFIDYVEKVTNEFRDIYSKIKDAKPYTGIKVAILNAWGKLRTWQTHIVAHGKFYKQTYSYYGVVEALSGGAAEVSFISFDDVIENGIPNDVDVIINAGDAGTAFSGGEKWKDVRLVTAIREWVYNGGGFIGIGEPSAVHHEGRYFQLANILGVDKELGFGLSTNKYFTEKTDSHFMAEDLDVYYFGEGSGNIYALSEDTDIIEYSDGSVRLSSTPFGKGRGVYMAGLPYNHENTRLLMRAMFHAASREHDFKKWHASNMHCEVHAYPSIGKYAVVNNSSSQQQTDVYDGNGSIHNLTLEPSNIIWGEM from the coding sequence ATGAATAAATCAAAGGGAAGGGTAACCCTTCCAATCGAAGAAAATTTCCTGGAGGAGACGAAAGAATTAATGGATCGCTGGGGTGCTGATGCACTTCGAGATAGTGATGGAACAAAGATGGACGAGGAAATGAAAAAACTTCATTCCAAAATTTATACGACATATTTTGTAGCACGTGGACATAACGAATTTGCAGAGCAGCATCCCGAAGAAATGCAACAGCTATATCTCATGTCTTTATATAATACTGCAACAGAGTCAAGCTTAAAAATCAATTTTCTCCAAGGCTATTTTAAGGAGCAGATAGACGCTGATTATGTTCATGATCCAAAAAAATGGTGGGAAGTTATTGACAGAACGACTGGGAATGTGATCGATCCAGCTAGTTGGGAGGTCATTCAGCAGGATAACCAGTTGCTTATTCGTGATGCAGAACCTTGGCATGAATATACAGTATCCTTTTTGGCATATATGAAATGGGACCCGACGCAAATGTATAATCACATTACAAATAATTGGGGTGATAAACCGCATGAAATTCCATTTGATGCACGTCAACCCTACTCTCAGCAGTTTATACGGGATTATTTACAAAAATGGCTGAAAGAGAACCCCGACACGGATGTGGTTCGATTTACCACGTTTTTTTATCATTTTACGCTGATCTTCAACCATCTCGGGAAAGAAAAATTTGTAGACTGGTTTGGATACGGTGCAAGTGTGTCAGTTGCCGCCTTGGAAGCTTTTGAAAAAGAAAGGGGATATAGGCTTCGTCCAGAACATATTGTTGATCAAGGTTATTACAACACGTCATTTCGAGTTCCTTCCAAACCATATTTGGATTATATTGATTTTATCCAGCAGTTTGTAGCTCGACAAGTAAAGGAACTGGTGGACATTGTTCATCAAAGTGACAAGGAAGCGATGATGTTTTTGGGAGACAATTGGATCGGTACGGAACCCTATGGTAAATACTTCAGAGAAACAGGGATAGATGCGGTTGTGGGAAGTGTTGGCGACGGAACGACATTGAGACTGATATCAGATATTCCGCATGTTGACTATACAGAAGGTCGCTTTTTACCATACTTTTTTCCGGACACCTTCTATGAAGGAAATAACCCGGTCATTGAAGCGAATGAAAACTGGCTGACCGCTAGAAGAGCGCTCATGCGCAAGCCGGTGGATAGAATCGGCTATGGTGGGTATCCCAGCTTACCCTATAGGTTTCCGGATTTTATTGATTATGTGGAAAAGGTTACAAATGAATTCCGTGATATTTATAGCAAGATCAAAGACGCTAAGCCCTATACCGGTATCAAAGTTGCGATCTTAAATGCTTGGGGGAAACTCCGAACATGGCAGACGCATATTGTGGCTCATGGGAAGTTCTATAAACAGACATATTCCTATTATGGCGTGGTTGAGGCCTTGAGTGGAGGAGCTGCAGAAGTTTCATTTATTAGTTTTGATGATGTAATAGAAAATGGGATTCCAAATGATGTGGATGTCATCATCAATGCAGGCGATGCAGGTACTGCCTTTTCAGGTGGTGAAAAATGGAAAGATGTCAGATTGGTTACTGCCATAAGGGAATGGGTATACAATGGCGGGGGTTTTATCGGTATCGGCGAGCCATCTGCTGTTCATCATGAAGGTCGTTATTTTCAGTTGGCAAACATCCTCGGTGTGGATAAGGAATTAGGTTTTGGTTTATCGACCAACAAGTACTTTACTGAAAAGACTGATTCCCATTTTATGGCAGAAGATCTGGATGTGTATTATTTCGGTGAAGGAAGCGGAAATATCTACGCACTTAGTGAAGATACGGACATTATCGAATATAGTGATGGAAGTGTCCGGTTGTCGAGTACACCATTTGGCAAGGGAAGAGGTGTTTATATGGCAGGTTTGCCGTACAACCACGAAAACACTCGTTTATTAATGCGAGCTATGTTTCATGCGGCAAGCAGGGAACATGATTTCAAAAAATGGCATGCTTCCAATATGCACTGCGAAGTCCATGCATATCCATCTATAGGGAAATACGCTGTTGTGAATAATTCCAGTAGTCAACAACAAACGGATGTTTATGATGGAAACGGTTCAATACATAACTTGACACTTGAACCAAGTAATATTATATGGGGGGAGATGTGA
- a CDS encoding DUF6903 family protein has translation MNDSLSRVLKVVFFLFCMFLIVFGQQTVGKVYLLLQLIGLAGLLFLLWNYNRKFI, from the coding sequence ATGAACGATAGTCTGTCCCGTGTATTGAAAGTTGTCTTTTTTCTTTTTTGTATGTTTTTGATTGTGTTTGGTCAACAAACAGTCGGTAAAGTATATTTGCTTCTTCAATTGATCGGTCTTGCGGGGCTGTTATTTTTGCTATGGAATTACAATCGAAAATTTATATAG
- a CDS encoding ROK family protein encodes MNNVDAEKGRWIMKYAIGLDIGGTKVASGIINQNGDIIQREIAKSDPSTRENMFSSVVTCLEQLLGHSSIPISDIYGIGAGVPGKVDRKNGIAVFQNNLPWRNFSFVDRIRKAFEIDRVLIDNDVHMAAFAEWKEAHLHPDQLFVYITISTGISSAIIQGGDFIRGAGFAGEVGFIPVYQHNEDSLERLEDTASGPALQKHANKQYRRSDMTAKQLFDNFYTGDPKAQLLIDNIAGALAQGVYTFNCLLDPHKMVFGGSVMFNNPDLLMRVKSKLDYWLMEEQKHILNNMELSHMGNEQGIIGAGRSVMEIEGKVQGSA; translated from the coding sequence GTGAATAACGTAGATGCAGAGAAGGGGAGATGGATAATGAAGTATGCCATTGGTTTGGATATTGGCGGAACAAAGGTTGCAAGTGGTATTATCAATCAAAATGGAGATATCATTCAACGGGAAATTGCAAAAAGTGATCCATCCACGAGAGAGAATATGTTTTCTAGCGTGGTTACATGTCTGGAACAGCTTTTGGGTCACTCCAGCATCCCAATATCTGACATCTATGGTATTGGAGCAGGAGTTCCGGGAAAAGTTGATCGAAAAAATGGTATTGCTGTCTTTCAAAATAACCTGCCATGGCGCAACTTTTCTTTTGTGGACAGAATACGCAAAGCATTTGAAATCGACCGCGTTCTTATCGATAATGATGTGCATATGGCTGCATTTGCTGAATGGAAAGAAGCACATCTTCACCCGGATCAATTATTCGTTTATATAACGATTAGTACAGGGATTTCGAGTGCGATTATCCAAGGTGGAGATTTCATTCGCGGAGCGGGCTTTGCTGGAGAGGTAGGCTTCATCCCAGTCTATCAACATAACGAAGATTCACTGGAAAGGCTTGAGGATACGGCTTCCGGCCCAGCTCTTCAAAAACATGCAAACAAACAGTATAGAAGGTCGGACATGACTGCTAAGCAATTATTTGACAACTTTTATACTGGTGATCCAAAAGCGCAATTGCTAATTGATAACATAGCTGGTGCACTGGCTCAAGGTGTGTATACATTCAATTGCCTGCTGGATCCACATAAAATGGTCTTTGGCGGCAGTGTGATGTTCAATAATCCTGATCTGCTTATGCGTGTGAAGTCTAAATTAGATTATTGGCTTATGGAGGAGCAAAAGCACATATTGAACAACATGGAATTGAGTCACATGGGAAATGAGCAGGGGATCATTGGTGCCGGTCGCAGTGTTATGGAAATTGAAGGCAAAGTACAGGGCAGTGCGTGA
- a CDS encoding GntR family transcriptional regulator has product MDKQSKVPLYLQLMEDIIKKIDAEEYREHERLPSERELCDRFDVSRITVRQTLQELEREGYIYKLHGKGTFVGLKTFNQNLVKMYSFTEEMKTLGKQPATHVLSFQIIAVDERLASKIDLEPLDDVYQVIRLRLADDEALMYETSYLPKRIFPNLTKADFDQRPMYDIFLEDYQIGITKAIERFSPTSVRQKEADYLQAPIDQPAMLVKRFAYHNDKLVEYTVSVARGDKFDYTVELT; this is encoded by the coding sequence TTGGATAAGCAAAGCAAGGTGCCATTGTATTTGCAATTAATGGAGGATATTATTAAGAAAATCGATGCAGAAGAATACCGAGAACACGAAAGGCTACCGTCTGAACGGGAACTGTGTGATCGGTTTGATGTAAGTAGAATCACGGTGAGGCAAACGTTACAGGAATTGGAACGAGAGGGATATATTTACAAGTTGCATGGAAAAGGCACTTTTGTTGGGTTGAAGACTTTTAATCAAAACTTGGTAAAAATGTACAGTTTTACAGAGGAAATGAAAACGTTGGGAAAACAACCTGCTACCCACGTCCTTTCCTTTCAAATAATTGCGGTAGATGAACGATTAGCTAGTAAAATAGATTTGGAACCGTTAGATGACGTCTACCAAGTGATTCGTTTGCGACTTGCTGATGATGAAGCCTTAATGTATGAAACATCGTACTTGCCAAAGCGTATTTTTCCGAACCTTACCAAGGCAGACTTTGACCAGCGTCCTATGTATGATATTTTCTTAGAAGATTATCAGATTGGTATAACTAAAGCAATCGAGCGTTTTTCACCAACAAGTGTCAGACAAAAGGAAGCTGATTACTTACAAGCTCCAATCGATCAACCAGCCATGCTCGTGAAACGTTTTGCTTATCATAATGACAAGTTGGTTGAATATACTGTTAGTGTGGCACGTGGTGATAAATTCGACTATACTGTAGAATTAACATAA
- a CDS encoding SIS domain-containing protein has translation MFNLTKEFLEKHKANHTATEIKQQPLAWQELVSMMYQRKDELNEFITSVYRKHQQTRVIFTGAGTSAFIGDILLPKLRKQTDDQVRFEAIPTTDIVSNPEEYLIKDMPTIMVSFARSGNSPESLASVSFGEQLIDDFYQVVITCNKEGKLAKKVRNNEKSVTILTPEKAHDQGFAMTSSFTCMMMATYILFTPNVFTSNAARQVIANAEQLMDTVAVQVDDILQFDFDRIAYLGSGSLSQLSHEASLKMLELTAGKVAAVYESSLGFRHGPKSILNDSSVVVLFMSQDTYTRKYDMDMLRELSGDDSNMKVIAVTEKKDPIVEELADWTIAVNASQNAFTNDFHLAFLYIIFAQVLAMKKSLQLGITPDNPSPNGRVNRVVQGVTIHEYKE, from the coding sequence ATGTTTAATCTAACTAAAGAATTTTTAGAAAAGCACAAGGCAAATCATACAGCGACAGAAATAAAACAGCAGCCGCTAGCATGGCAGGAACTTGTTTCGATGATGTATCAACGGAAGGATGAGCTGAATGAGTTTATCACGTCCGTTTACCGAAAACACCAGCAAACCAGAGTTATTTTCACAGGTGCTGGTACATCAGCTTTCATAGGAGATATTCTATTACCGAAACTCCGTAAACAGACGGATGACCAGGTTCGATTTGAGGCTATTCCAACGACTGATATTGTTTCCAATCCGGAAGAATACTTGATCAAAGATATGCCAACGATTATGGTATCATTTGCCAGATCCGGTAATAGTCCGGAAAGTCTTGCATCTGTATCATTTGGAGAACAGCTGATTGATGACTTTTATCAAGTGGTTATTACATGCAACAAAGAAGGGAAATTAGCAAAAAAAGTTCGGAATAATGAGAAATCGGTCACAATTTTAACTCCAGAGAAGGCTCATGACCAAGGGTTTGCGATGACAAGTAGTTTCACATGTATGATGATGGCGACTTACATCTTGTTTACACCTAACGTATTTACGAGTAACGCTGCTAGACAAGTAATTGCCAATGCGGAACAATTGATGGATACCGTAGCGGTTCAAGTGGATGATATTTTACAGTTTGATTTTGACCGGATTGCCTACTTGGGTTCGGGGTCGCTAAGTCAATTATCCCATGAAGCATCGCTGAAAATGCTTGAATTGACAGCGGGAAAAGTTGCTGCAGTTTATGAATCTTCCCTGGGATTCCGTCATGGTCCAAAGTCTATTTTGAATGATTCATCGGTCGTTGTCCTGTTTATGTCACAGGACACTTATACAAGAAAATATGATATGGACATGTTGCGAGAACTTTCAGGTGACGATTCCAATATGAAAGTCATTGCCGTAACCGAAAAGAAAGATCCGATAGTAGAAGAACTTGCAGACTGGACAATAGCTGTGAATGCCAGCCAGAATGCATTTACAAATGATTTCCATCTGGCATTCCTCTATATTATTTTTGCCCAAGTTCTGGCAATGAAAAAATCTCTGCAATTAGGTATTACTCCGGACAATCCAAGCCCGAATGGTCGGGTGAACCGTGTAGTTCAGGGTGTTACGATTCATGAGTACAAAGAATAA
- the agaV gene encoding PTS N-acetylgalactosamine transporter subunit IIB has protein sequence MEQGPNLLITRIDNRLIHGQVGVTWANHLGANLVVVANDGVAGDEVQQNLMDMVLPDVIQTRYFTLQKTIDIIHKAAPRQKIFLVVRDVHDVLKLKEGGVPIDQLNIGNMHFAEGKKQITSTISVDDDDIQAFKKLNELGVEMDMRGVPTDRSQDIIKLIS, from the coding sequence ATGGAACAAGGTCCAAATCTTTTAATCACAAGAATTGATAATCGGTTAATTCATGGACAAGTAGGGGTTACCTGGGCGAACCATTTAGGAGCAAATCTGGTGGTGGTTGCCAATGACGGAGTTGCTGGAGATGAAGTACAGCAAAATTTGATGGATATGGTGCTTCCGGATGTGATTCAAACACGTTATTTTACGTTACAGAAAACAATTGACATTATTCATAAAGCCGCGCCACGACAAAAGATATTCCTAGTTGTTCGTGATGTACATGATGTTCTGAAATTAAAAGAAGGGGGTGTGCCGATTGACCAGTTGAATATTGGCAATATGCACTTTGCTGAAGGGAAGAAACAAATTACTTCCACTATCTCCGTTGATGATGACGATATTCAGGCATTTAAAAAGCTGAATGAATTGGGTGTGGAGATGGATATGCGTGGCGTACCGACCGATCGAAGCCAGGATATTATAAAGCTCATTAGTTGA
- the agaW gene encoding PTS N-acetylgalactosamine transporter subunit IIC: protein MLLEAILIALWAGIIGIDMYVGLLHIHRPVVTGLVVGLILGDVTTGLMVGGTLELVWMGMVPLAGAQPPNVVIGGTIGAAFGIILGVDAEAAVGIAIPFAVAVQALITLLFTAFAPVMHKADQYALEANYRGIERINYMGIGIHFVFNATIAFLPIYFGANTASAVVESAPQWIIDGFSIAGGIMPAIGFAMLLRIMMKTEYIMFFIVGFILAAYLGLPILGISLIGLAIALYDFYQNKNKGNGPTPPREEEITDGI from the coding sequence ATGTTACTGGAAGCAATTTTAATTGCTCTGTGGGCTGGTATTATCGGGATTGATATGTACGTAGGGCTGTTGCATATTCACCGTCCGGTTGTTACTGGTCTTGTTGTTGGTCTTATTCTTGGAGATGTGACAACCGGTTTAATGGTTGGAGGAACACTTGAATTAGTTTGGATGGGAATGGTTCCGCTTGCTGGTGCACAGCCACCAAATGTTGTTATTGGCGGTACAATTGGAGCAGCATTCGGTATTATCCTGGGAGTGGACGCGGAAGCTGCTGTTGGGATTGCGATTCCGTTTGCTGTAGCTGTGCAAGCTTTAATTACGTTATTGTTTACTGCGTTTGCACCTGTCATGCATAAAGCGGACCAGTATGCATTGGAGGCCAATTACCGAGGGATTGAGCGAATTAACTACATGGGAATAGGCATTCACTTTGTGTTTAATGCTACTATTGCCTTTCTACCAATCTATTTTGGTGCAAATACAGCCAGTGCAGTCGTTGAATCAGCTCCACAGTGGATCATTGATGGTTTCTCCATTGCTGGGGGGATTATGCCGGCGATCGGGTTTGCCATGCTGTTACGTATTATGATGAAAACAGAGTATATCATGTTTTTTATTGTCGGGTTTATCTTGGCGGCATATCTTGGATTACCAATTCTCGGTATTTCGTTAATCGGACTTGCGATTGCGCTGTATGATTTTTATCAAAACAAAAATAAAGGGAACGGTCCAACACCACCGAGAGAGGAGGAAATAACCGATGGCATCTAA
- a CDS encoding PTS system mannose/fructose/sorbose family transporter subunit IID: MASNSYVYQDPSEGEQLTNKQLNGLAFRSMLLQASFNYERMQAGGWLYSILPGLRKAHKNKQDLSKSMKDHLEFFNTHPFDVTFIMGVILAMERTKEDREAIRGIKVATMGPLGGIGDALFYLTALPIAAGIGSSLAIDGNIFGPIVFLLLFNAIHFGSRFGLMHYGYRTGVKAIAKLKEGTQKVSRAASIVGLSVVGGLIATYVEFSIDYTWTQGEAELDIQNEVLDEIMPALIPLGYTLLMYWLLKKGFSPIWLIIITVVVGIIGSGLGIMSAGE, translated from the coding sequence ATGGCATCTAATAGCTATGTTTATCAAGATCCTAGTGAGGGTGAACAACTTACCAATAAACAGCTGAATGGACTTGCTTTTCGATCAATGCTTCTGCAGGCTTCGTTTAACTATGAGCGAATGCAGGCTGGAGGTTGGCTGTATTCCATTCTTCCCGGACTTCGAAAAGCGCATAAGAATAAGCAGGACTTAAGTAAATCAATGAAAGATCACTTGGAGTTTTTTAACACTCATCCATTTGATGTCACGTTTATTATGGGTGTTATCTTGGCGATGGAACGGACGAAAGAGGATCGGGAAGCCATTAGAGGCATCAAAGTAGCCACCATGGGCCCGCTCGGGGGTATTGGTGACGCCTTATTTTACCTAACAGCTCTTCCAATTGCAGCTGGGATTGGATCATCACTTGCGATAGATGGCAACATATTCGGACCGATCGTGTTTCTGTTGTTGTTTAACGCAATTCATTTCGGTTCCCGCTTTGGATTAATGCATTACGGCTATCGAACAGGCGTGAAAGCAATTGCGAAATTGAAAGAGGGAACACAAAAGGTATCCCGTGCCGCTTCGATTGTCGGTTTATCGGTTGTTGGCGGACTGATTGCAACCTATGTAGAATTTTCCATTGACTATACGTGGACACAGGGAGAAGCAGAACTTGATATCCAAAATGAAGTGCTCGATGAGATTATGCCGGCCCTTATTCCACTTGGTTATACCTTACTCATGTATTGGCTGTTAAAAAAAGGATTCTCCCCAATATGGCTGATTATTATTACTGTTGTTGTTGGTATAATTGGGTCAGGACTGGGAATTATGTCAGCAGGTGAATAA
- a CDS encoding PTS sugar transporter subunit IIA gives MIGFVLTGHGPFPEGVLQSVQLITGEVSQVKVVPFETDTIKLQNELETAIAEVDTGSGVVCFADLAGGTPFNVSSRIAVGKEAVQVIGGINTPMLLSGFFQREQDLDTFVNAVVQEGKDNIKPFEMNKKEKAADHSNGI, from the coding sequence ATGATTGGATTTGTATTGACCGGACATGGACCCTTTCCAGAAGGTGTTTTACAATCGGTGCAACTGATCACCGGCGAAGTTTCTCAGGTGAAAGTGGTTCCGTTTGAAACAGATACAATTAAATTACAAAATGAATTGGAGACGGCCATTGCGGAGGTAGATACTGGATCTGGTGTTGTTTGCTTCGCCGATTTGGCGGGGGGAACGCCATTCAATGTAAGCTCACGGATTGCCGTCGGGAAGGAAGCTGTACAGGTTATTGGAGGTATCAATACGCCTATGCTGCTAAGTGGATTTTTTCAGCGGGAGCAGGATCTGGACACCTTTGTGAATGCAGTTGTGCAGGAAGGTAAAGATAACATTAAACCTTTTGAAATGAACAAAAAAGAAAAAGCTGCGGATCATAGCAATGGCATTTAA
- a CDS encoding GntR family transcriptional regulator has product MEKFQLDTSIFVPLYQQLKEHIIEKIDKKIWKPGDKIYSENQLYEMFAVSRNTAKRAIEDLVQEGILYRIQGKGTFVSLPKIEQSLSAFYSFSEVLSKKGLKPKDVVLGIKVIEASHQVAKALRIEKGEQVVMLQRIRYANDEPIILESSYLPKILINNEEKLKFVACTPLYNILNNNFNISVNSAKETFEPTLIREEEKFHLEVEVGSPALLLERIAYDPSKKPVEFCKSIVRGDRCKFYTELV; this is encoded by the coding sequence ATGGAAAAGTTTCAATTGGATACATCAATCTTTGTGCCGTTATATCAGCAACTAAAAGAACATATTATAGAGAAGATCGATAAGAAAATATGGAAACCGGGAGACAAAATATATTCAGAAAATCAACTATATGAAATGTTTGCTGTCAGCAGAAATACAGCAAAAAGAGCAATTGAAGATTTAGTTCAAGAAGGAATACTTTACCGAATCCAAGGCAAAGGAACGTTCGTGAGCTTACCCAAAATAGAACAATCTCTATCTGCATTTTATAGTTTTAGTGAAGTACTTAGTAAAAAAGGATTAAAACCAAAAGATGTTGTGTTAGGTATAAAGGTAATTGAGGCATCACATCAAGTAGCTAAAGCATTACGTATAGAAAAAGGAGAGCAAGTCGTCATGTTACAAAGGATAAGATATGCTAACGATGAACCAATTATTTTAGAAAGTTCTTATTTACCAAAAATACTGATTAATAATGAGGAGAAATTAAAGTTCGTGGCGTGTACCCCACTATACAATATATTGAACAATAATTTCAATATATCCGTAAACTCTGCTAAAGAAACATTTGAACCTACTTTAATACGAGAAGAAGAAAAATTTCATTTAGAGGTAGAGGTTGGATCTCCAGCCTTGTTATTAGAAAGAATAGCGTATGACCCATCAAAAAAACCAGTAGAATTTTGTAAGTCCATAGTACGTGGAGATCGGTGTAAATTTTATACCGAATTAGTTTAA